The proteins below come from a single Aegilops tauschii subsp. strangulata cultivar AL8/78 chromosome 6, Aet v6.0, whole genome shotgun sequence genomic window:
- the LOC141025820 gene encoding uncharacterized protein, with protein sequence MASPVSTGTTRSRRTNPFEGPDPVVIRDLNILARVPIVLDHLTSTYYAWKTYFSLVFLEYNLRDHIDVSVDSRFMENDEEWTSIDATLIHWFYTTISKDLFHTVVSADDDAHAVWTKLNGLFIDNALQYKVFLHGKFFGCQQLDSSVDDYCMRLKKLVDELRDLGEKVSDELLLSTLIAGLNEDFGNAASNIPLITNPTFPKIVAYLKLEERRMRMSRTQATHMALTTGAAAARVPLPDAAAGPPPPPTEQQQRRGGRRSRSGRKQQQHQPAAHGGAPRQPQQQLPPAPWQAGQNPWTGVVHAYSMPIPRAPVPGFFGARLASHQALYAAPQSYPLAPLYGPSAAYGLPSAGGFAAPLPQPLPSAPALLPAPWDPALLAALHTAPTPQQYTGGGDWYMDIGATAHMAANPGNLLTAQPVHTAARIIVGDGSSMPITHVGHAAFPSNSMPLYLSNILVSPDIIKNLVSVRSLTRENPVTVEFDMFGFSVKDARTRMVLHRCDSPDELYPVHSSTSSVAAPMALSAGVDLWGCTPPGARDAHCALGLPDGRAAVGLPGCRAGLLGAPRALACRLFRGGLARDHTRGGLARGIGGGGLFFVFARCQPGLAAPPNDSLSGWHLPPEYALEPPFGILIGSLRCRKSSTRSNGTAPGSLSLGRLVPASSRASGFFGTRLVWMALSSATKLALGRGFTETFAPVVKPGTIRTVLQLAVSRAWPVHQLDVCNAFLHGHLIEQVFCEQPTDFVDTTHPDHVCLLSRSFYGLKQAPRAWYQRIAAFLQTLGFTLTRSDDSLFVYHHGVDTAYLLLYVDDIILTASTVALLQRLTAHLRDEFALKDLGPLHYFLGIEVVRWPDGFFLHQQRYAHELLDRAGMLNCKPAPTPVDTKAKVSALEGSPASDAAFYRSIVGALQYLTLTRPNLQYAV encoded by the exons ATGGCCTCCCCCGTTTCCACCGGTACCACCCGTAGCCGCCGCACCAACCCGTTCGAAGGCCCCGATCCCGTCGTCATCCGCGATCTCAACATCCTCGCTCGGGTTCCCATCGTCCTCGATCACCTAACCTCCACCTACTATGCCTGGAAGACGTACTTCTCCCTTGTGTTCCTTGAGTACAATCTCCGGGATCACATCGATGTCTCCGTGGACTCCCGCTTCATGGAGAACGATGAGGAGTGGACGTCCATCGACGCCACTCTCATCCATTGGTTCTACACCACCATCTCGAAGGACCTCTTCCACACGGTGGTCTCCGCCGACGATGACGCTCACGCCGTTTGGACTAAGCTCAACGGCCTCTTCATCGACAACGCGCTCCAATACAAGGTTTTCTTGCACGGCAAGTTTTTTGGGTGCCAGCAGCTCGACTCGTCTGTTGACGATTATTGCATGCGCCTCAAGAAGCTTGTTGACGAGCTCCGTGACCTCGGCGAGAAGGTCTCCGATGAGCTTCTTCTCAGCACCCTCATCGCTGGCTTGAACGAAGACTTCGGGAACGCCGCCTCCAACATCCCTCTCATCACCAACCCAACCTTCCCCAAGATCGTCGCGTACCTGAAGCTGGAGGAGCGGAGGATGCGGATGTCGCGCACTCAGGCCACCCACATGGCCCTCACCACCG gcgccgccgccgcccgggttCCCCTACCCGACGCCGCCGcaggccccccgccgccccccaccGAGCAGCAGCAGCGCCGGGGCGGGCGTCGCAGCCGAAGTGGCCgcaagcagcagcagcatcaGCCGGCTGCCCACGGCGGGGCGCCGCGCCAGCCGCAGCAGCAGCTCCCGCCGGCGCCCTGGCAGGCCGGCCAGAACCCCTGGACGGGGGTCGTTCATGCGTACTCCATGCCTATACCGCGCGCCCCCGTCCCCGGCTTctttggcgcccgcctggcatcTCATCAGGCTCTGTACGCGGCCCCTCAGTCGTATCCGCTGGCGCCGCTCTACGGCCCCTCTGCAGCCTATGGGCTACCTTCGGCCGGTGGGTTCGCGGCGCCGCTGCCACAGCCGCTGCCGTCGGCCCCGGCCCTCCTGCCGGCGCCTTGGGACCCCGCGCTGCTAGCGGCCCTCCACACCGCCCCCACGCCACAGCAGTACACTGGCGGTGGCGACTGGTATATGGACATCGGAGCCACGGCTCACATGGCCGCCAACCCCGGTAACCTTCTTACCGCTCAGCCCGTTCACACCGCTGCTCGCATTATCGTGGGCGACGGTTCGTCCATGCCTATTACTCATGTCGGCCATGCTGCTTTTCCTTCTAACTCCATGCCATTATATCTTTCTAACATACTTGTCTCACCTGACATCATTAAAAATCTTGTTTCTGTTCGTTCTCTTACACGTGAAAATCCTGTCACCGTTGAATTTGACATGTTTGGCTTTTCTGTTAAGGATGCCCGTACCCGGATGGTGCTCCATCGATGTGACAGCCCCGACGAGCTTTACCCGGTCCACTCATCCACCTCCTCCGTCGCTGCACCCATGGCGCTTTCCGCCGGAGTGGACCTTTG GGGCTGCACCCCTCCCGGCGCCCGCGACGCCCACTGCGCCCTCGGCCTCCCCGACGGTCGCGCTGCCGTTGGCCTCCCTGGCTGCCGCGCGGGCCTCCTCGGCGCCCCCCGCGCCCTCGCATGCCGCCTCTTCCGAGGCGGCCTCGCCCGCGACCACACCCGCGGCGGCCTCGCCCGCGGCATCGGAGGTGGCGGGCTCTTCTTCGTCTTCGCCCGTTGCCAACCCGGACTCGCTGCCCCGCCCAATGACTCGCTCTCGGGCTGGCACCTTCCGCCCGAGTACGCG CTTGAGCCGCCCTTCGGGATCCTCATTGGCTCGCTGCGATGCAGGAAGAGTTCGACGCGCTCCAACGGAACCGCACCTGGCAGCTTGTCCCTCGGCCGCCTCGTGCCAGCATCATCACGGGCAAGTGGGTTTTTCGGCACAAGACTCGTCTGGATGGCACTCTCGAGCGCTACAAAGCTCGCTCTTGGGCGTGGATTCACCGAAACTTTTGCCCCGGTTGTTAAACCGGGCACGATTCGCACCGTGCTTCAGCTAGCCGTCTCTCGAGCTTGGCCTGTGCATCAGTTGGATGTCTGCAACGCCTTCTTGCACGGCCACCTCATTGAGCAGGTGTTCTGTGAGCAGCCCACCGACTTCGTCGACACCACACATCCAGACCATGTGTGCTTGCTCTCCCGTTCCTTTTATGGGTTGAAGCAGGCGCCTCGGGCCTGGTACCAGCGCATCGCTGCATTCCTGCAGACGCTCGGATTTACATTGACTCGCTCCGATGATTCCCTCTTCGTGTACCATCACGGGGTTGACACGGCCTACTTGTTgctctacgtcgacgacatcatcctgacggcATCCACTGTCGCGCTCCTCCAGCGGCTCACTGCTCATCTTCGCGATGAGTTTGCCCTGAAGGACTTGGGGCCCCTCCACTACTTCCTTGGCATTGAGGTAGTTCGATGGCCAGATGGGTTCTTTCTACACCAGCAGCGTTACGCCCATGAGCTTCTCGATCGAGCcggcatgcttaactgcaagcccgcTCCCACGCCTGTCGACACCAAGGCCAAGGTTTCCGCTCTGGAGGGTTCTCCCGCATCCGACGCGGCCTTCTATCGCTCCATTGTGGGTGCTTTGCAGTACCTCACCCTGACGCGCCCCAACTTGCAGTATGCCGTTTAG
- the LOC109764237 gene encoding NADH dehydrogenase [ubiquinone] 1 beta subcomplex subunit 3-B has translation MATATATGGKGLNATGEFFRRRDGWRKHPMVGNQLRHATPGLGIAIVAFGIYLVGEAAYNCVHRPAGDNHH, from the coding sequence atggcgacggcgacggcgacgggagGGAAGGGGCTGAACGCGACGGGCGAGTTTTTCCGGCGCCGTGACGGATGGAGGAAGCACCCTATGGTGGGGAACCAGCTGCGCCACGCCACTCCGGGGCTCGGCATCGCCATCGTCGCCTTTGGGATCTACCTTGTCGGGGAGGCCGCCTACAACTGCGTCCACCGCCCCGCCGGCGACAACCACCACTAG